The window AATTACTTAGTTTCATCAAACAATAAGCGCTACGATTGGGGAGAGGCAATTGATGTCGATATCTTTTACGGACGCCAAAAAGAATTAGCTCAGCTAGAAGAATGGATTGTTAAAGATCGCTGTCGCTTGGTGGCGCTGCTAGGTATAGGGGGAATTGGCAAAACGGCTTTATCGATACGCCTTGCCCAACAAATTAACGAGAAATTTGACTGTTCAATCTGGCGATCGGTCCGTCATGCTCCACCCATCCAAGATTTTTTAGGTAACCTAATTCAATTTTTATCTAATGACGATCTAAATGCAACTACTTTATCAGAAACCTTAGCTGGTAGAATTTCACAACTGATTGACTGCTTAAGAGGTTCTCGTTGCTTGCTGGTACTAGATAACGTTGAGTCTCTTCTCCAACCCAATACTTACACAGGCAATCTTCGAGAGGGATATGAAGCTTACGGGGAACTATTCAAACGAGCTGGAGAAGTATTACATCAAAGCTGTTTGGTACTTACCAGTCGCGAAAAAATTAAAACAATAGCATCAATTGAAGGGTCTATACTACCAGCTCGCTCTTTAGGTATAAAAGGTTTGTCAGAAATTGAATGTCAGGAAATTATTAAGTCTAAAGGCGTGTCTGGTTCCGAAGAAGACTGTAAATTACTAATTAGAGGTTATGCAGGTAACCCTTTAGCATTAAAAATAATTTTAACAACTATTAAAGAATTATTTAATGGTAATATATCTGATTTTTTGCGGCAAAATGTATTAGTATTTGGAGAAATTCGCGAATTATTAGAACAACAGTTAAATCGATTGTCAAATGTCGAGAAACAAGTAATAGAATGGTTAGCGATTAATGAAGAGCTAGTTATTGTGCCAGAAATGGTAAAGGAGAAGACGCCCTCTATATCTAGACTCGAATTAATAGAAGTGTTGTCATCTTTGGCAAGGCGATCGCTAATTTATAGAAATGCTACAAGTTTTAAGCTTCAACCTATATTTATGGAGTATTTTAACGAACAGCAAATTAAGCATACCTGCCAAGAAACACATTATCGAGCCATTGAGAAAGAACAACCCAAAACTTACCAAATTCTCGGTAAAATAAATACCAGTCCTGACGCAAACGGTACAGAGAGCTTAACAGGTGAACAATATTTTAAAGGGAATCAATCTCTACCTGATTGGCATGATGGGAGCTGGTAAGACGACCGTGGGAAGCTTATTGGCCCAGCAGCTAGGCTACCGTTTCTTTGACACCGATGCCGTTATCGAGCGAGTAGCGGGGGGTAAATCCATTAACGAAATTTTTACAACTGCTGGTGAGGATGCCTTTCGGCAAATCGAAAGCCAGGTGCTAGCAGAGCTGTCGGCGTACACAAAACTAGCTGTAGCGACCGGCGGGGGCATAGTTCTGCGCCGAAAAAACTGGAGTTACTTGCACCACGGTCTTGTCGTATGGCTCGACGTACCCGTAGAACTACTGATAGTCCGTTTGGCAGAAGACACGACGCGCCCCCTCTTAAAGGATGCCGATCGCAACATCAAGCTGCA of the Argonema galeatum A003/A1 genome contains:
- a CDS encoding NB-ARC domain-containing protein, with the translated sequence MASTLLTKVQEEFTEAANSWHLEKLYIDLASAKGKGLTPVEKKILRGLLCGYSPAEIANAIYQTRTSSSVRVYLSNALYKYIESMRISQTGETVKINHWSRVTTLLEEAGYKIAPSYQSQVNNYLVSSNNKRYDWGEAIDVDIFYGRQKELAQLEEWIVKDRCRLVALLGIGGIGKTALSIRLAQQINEKFDCSIWRSVRHAPPIQDFLGNLIQFLSNDDLNATTLSETLAGRISQLIDCLRGSRCLLVLDNVESLLQPNTYTGNLREGYEAYGELFKRAGEVLHQSCLVLTSREKIKTIASIEGSILPARSLGIKGLSEIECQEIIKSKGVSGSEEDCKLLIRGYAGNPLALKIILTTIKELFNGNISDFLRQNVLVFGEIRELLEQQLNRLSNVEKQVIEWLAINEELVIVPEMVKEKTPSISRLELIEVLSSLARRSLIYRNATSFKLQPIFMEYFNEQQIKHTCQETHYRAIEKEQPKTYQILGKINTSPDANGTESLTGEQYFKGNQSLPDWHDGSW
- a CDS encoding shikimate kinase, giving the protein MNNILKGINLYLIGMMGAGKTTVGSLLAQQLGYRFFDTDAVIERVAGGKSINEIFTTAGEDAFRQIESQVLAELSAYTKLAVATGGGIVLRRKNWSYLHHGLVVWLDVPVELLIVRLAEDTTRPLLKDADRNIKLQMLLEQRLELYAQADIRVTADAGETPEQLAARVMEEIPKVLKPEISPP